The Desulfomicrobium orale DSM 12838 genome includes a window with the following:
- a CDS encoding hydantoinase/oxoprolinase family protein, producing the protein MLIGIDVGGTHTDGVCISDGRMEALAKVPTDHGNLLATITEALRVILKECDASAVRTVNLSTTLSTNAIVTGAAEEAGMFVMPGPGVDARAYAVGRHYHILPGCVDHRGVVSVKARAEHIRHLAAECRDKGLRVYGVVGKFCTRNPEQEQTMADVLAPQADFVAMGHRVSEALNFGRRIGTAYYNAAVWRTCNAFADALEQSLAELNVRADINIVKADGGTMPLKMAREKPIQSIFSGPAASVMGVLGTVPADEDALLLDIGGTTTDMAVLVNGVPLLERDGISIGGHRTLVRALQVESIGIGGDSFVRSRDGHLLVGPERQGPCMAAGGPAPALMDAMNVLGHADFGDRERSASGIKEVAMAQGVSTRECAEQIVQQAMSILTKKIGAFLAAVNSRPVYTIQEMLEDRSVRPSRLLVIGGPAETMAPLLQEELGIPATVPAYSQVVNAIGACLTRPTQSLVLTVDTSRGTFTVPGLGIHKTVKRTYTLDEAVRDATTLLGEELERQGIPAEPGDIQVIQADAFNMVEGHHTIGRNIRVRCQMRPGTIATLAS; encoded by the coding sequence ATGCTTATTGGAATCGATGTCGGAGGAACCCACACGGACGGCGTCTGCATAAGCGACGGCCGCATGGAAGCCCTGGCCAAGGTCCCGACGGACCACGGGAATCTGCTCGCCACCATCACCGAAGCGTTGCGCGTCATCCTGAAGGAATGCGACGCCTCCGCCGTGCGCACCGTCAACCTGAGCACCACCCTTTCCACCAACGCCATCGTCACCGGCGCGGCTGAAGAAGCGGGCATGTTCGTCATGCCCGGCCCCGGCGTGGACGCACGAGCCTATGCCGTGGGCAGACACTACCACATTCTGCCCGGCTGTGTGGACCATCGCGGAGTGGTTTCCGTCAAGGCCCGCGCGGAACATATCCGCCACTTGGCGGCCGAATGCCGGGACAAGGGACTTCGCGTGTACGGCGTGGTCGGCAAGTTCTGCACCAGAAACCCGGAGCAGGAACAGACCATGGCCGATGTCCTGGCCCCTCAGGCCGACTTCGTGGCCATGGGTCACCGCGTGTCCGAAGCCCTCAATTTCGGCCGGCGGATCGGCACGGCCTATTACAACGCCGCGGTCTGGCGGACCTGCAACGCCTTTGCCGACGCTCTGGAACAGAGCCTCGCGGAGCTGAATGTCCGGGCCGACATCAACATCGTCAAGGCCGACGGCGGCACCATGCCCCTCAAGATGGCCAGGGAAAAACCCATCCAGTCCATTTTTTCCGGCCCGGCGGCCTCGGTCATGGGCGTGCTCGGCACGGTCCCGGCGGACGAGGATGCACTGCTGCTGGATATCGGCGGCACCACCACGGACATGGCCGTGCTGGTGAACGGCGTGCCGCTGCTCGAACGCGACGGCATTTCCATCGGCGGGCACCGCACCCTGGTCCGCGCCCTGCAAGTGGAATCCATCGGTATCGGCGGGGATTCCTTTGTCCGCTCCCGGGACGGCCATCTGCTGGTGGGACCGGAACGTCAGGGGCCGTGCATGGCCGCCGGCGGACCGGCTCCGGCCCTCATGGACGCCATGAATGTCCTGGGGCATGCCGATTTCGGCGACCGGGAGCGTTCGGCCTCGGGCATCAAGGAAGTGGCCATGGCCCAAGGCGTTTCCACCCGCGAATGCGCCGAGCAGATCGTGCAGCAGGCCATGTCCATCCTGACGAAAAAAATCGGCGCTTTTCTCGCGGCCGTGAATTCCCGTCCGGTGTACACCATTCAGGAAATGCTGGAAGACCGCTCGGTCCGGCCCTCCCGCCTTCTGGTCATCGGCGGCCCGGCCGAAACCATGGCCCCGCTGCTTCAGGAAGAGCTTGGCATCCCAGCCACGGTCCCCGCGTACAGCCAGGTGGTCAACGCCATCGGCGCCTGTCTGACCCGGCCGACCCAGTCCCTGGTTTTGACGGTGGACACTTCCAGAGGCACCTTCACCGTGCCGGGCCTTGGCATCCACAAGACGGTCAAGCGCACCTACACGCTGGATGAGGCCGTGCGCGACGCCACCACTCTTCTTGGAGAAGAGCTGGAGCGTCAGGGCATCCCGGCCGAACCCGGCGACATTCAGGTCATTCAGGCCGATGCGTTCAACATGGTCGAGGGGCACCACACCATCGGCCGCAACATCCGCGTGCGCTGCCAGATGCGGCCCGGAACCATCGCCACCCTGGCTTCCTGA
- a CDS encoding pyridoxamine 5'-phosphate oxidase family protein, which produces MSDLKHRIYAMGKELQLMNVATVSPDNKPRVRYVAGKMDQELNLRFSTHLSSPKIGHLKANPVVSVTLGASHPGSPQWLQVEGRAEIMTSKEEREAFWFDALGAYFKGPDDPVYCIVLIRPTRIELGSIENPQPEVWQ; this is translated from the coding sequence ATGAGTGATTTGAAACACAGAATTTATGCCATGGGCAAAGAACTCCAGTTAATGAATGTGGCGACGGTCAGTCCGGACAACAAACCCAGAGTGAGATATGTAGCCGGAAAAATGGATCAGGAGTTGAACCTTCGTTTCAGTACGCATCTTTCTTCTCCCAAGATCGGGCATCTGAAGGCCAATCCGGTCGTTTCCGTCACCCTCGGAGCCAGTCATCCCGGATCGCCTCAGTGGTTGCAGGTAGAAGGCCGGGCGGAAATCATGACATCGAAGGAAGAACGCGAGGCATTCTGGTTCGATGCACTCGGAGCGTATTTCAAGGGGCCCGATGATCCGGTCTACTGCATCGTCCTCATCCGGCCGACACGGATCGAACTTGGATCAATAGAAAATCCCCAGCCCGAAGTCTGGCAGTAG
- a CDS encoding J domain-containing protein, which translates to MRRIHTHYDNLKVSRNAPVEVIKAAYRALSQKYHPDLNPENSDAHRIMRIINASYEVLSDPDKKKRYDEFLAQLEREQASAKPHPTQQATSKKQREKRPLAPSFFWVALGIFILTATIVPQLNHTIQHSKSTSSPPQALTKQTVTPEASQVLLEPVDFDPFAREPAKVKWTKPAYAPNGKPWPQRAGYISGYKQLHSNGHSSVTIDNSRCDTDVFGKLYSLSPQKKPVRFFYIPAHSMFTLLNVRKGDYDLRFEDMRDGSKTRSDPFQVTERKEQGVTLFDEITITLYKVRDGNMHMHAISEDEF; encoded by the coding sequence ATGCGTCGTATACACACCCATTACGATAATCTGAAAGTATCACGGAACGCTCCAGTCGAAGTGATCAAGGCGGCGTACAGAGCTCTTTCCCAAAAATATCATCCCGATCTCAACCCAGAGAATAGCGATGCGCATCGCATTATGCGCATAATCAACGCATCGTACGAAGTGCTTTCAGACCCGGACAAAAAGAAGCGATATGACGAATTTTTAGCACAATTAGAGCGCGAACAAGCCTCTGCAAAACCGCATCCAACACAACAAGCCACGTCCAAAAAGCAAAGAGAAAAACGTCCTCTTGCCCCTTCTTTTTTTTGGGTTGCATTGGGCATCTTCATACTAACAGCCACCATTGTCCCGCAGCTAAACCATACAATACAGCACAGCAAATCAACGTCCTCTCCTCCGCAGGCCTTAACTAAACAGACAGTCACTCCTGAAGCCTCTCAGGTGCTCCTTGAGCCTGTTGATTTTGATCCCTTTGCCAGGGAGCCAGCCAAAGTAAAATGGACGAAGCCAGCCTATGCTCCCAATGGGAAGCCTTGGCCGCAGAGGGCAGGGTACATCTCCGGGTACAAACAGCTGCACTCCAACGGACATTCCTCTGTGACCATAGACAATTCTAGGTGTGACACGGACGTGTTTGGCAAACTATATTCACTGTCACCTCAGAAAAAACCTGTACGCTTTTTTTATATCCCCGCACACAGTATGTTCACGCTATTGAATGTCCGTAAAGGCGACTACGACTTGCGTTTTGAAGACATGAGAGACGGCAGTAAAACTCGATCGGACCCATTTCAGGTTACCGAAAGGAAAGAACAGGGAGTCACCCTTTTCGATGAAATCACCATAACCTTGTACAAGGTGCGCGATGGGAACATGCATATGCACGCCATCAGCGAGGATGAATTTTAG